Proteins co-encoded in one Cupriavidus nantongensis genomic window:
- a CDS encoding DotH/IcmK family type IV secretion protein codes for MRLSIPRLYALLIVSISTVCGQAAAQGSPSGADDANAPRALPPLKAPPVGSANFNSAVDTISPLTANEILDLRKRVDSARRAAATHPGVPPKPVISTITVDLSPGSTPPIVRVSNQGAAVSFIDITGAPWDILDVNNLAKRSFEVKQPVKEVPTITITAMGDYVEGNVAIFLKGLSIPVMVRMVAGQRETDYRLDLRIPQRGPNAIDPIAGTPSINLPANYLQTLLDGIDTPNAKSIRVENAPPGTRAWMVGGNVVLRTTHFLNNPAYQATIAAADGTRVYEMAATPVATLSENGSLRNIYFDLE; via the coding sequence ATGCGCCTTTCGATTCCGCGGCTCTACGCACTGTTGATCGTGTCGATCTCAACTGTCTGCGGCCAGGCCGCCGCGCAGGGCAGTCCCAGTGGGGCGGATGATGCAAACGCTCCGCGTGCACTCCCGCCTCTCAAAGCGCCTCCAGTCGGTTCGGCGAACTTCAACAGCGCTGTGGATACGATCTCGCCGTTGACGGCCAATGAGATCTTAGACCTGCGGAAACGAGTAGACAGCGCCAGGCGCGCTGCCGCGACGCATCCGGGCGTCCCGCCGAAGCCTGTCATCTCGACAATAACCGTCGATCTCTCTCCGGGATCGACTCCACCCATTGTGCGAGTGAGCAATCAGGGGGCTGCCGTTTCATTCATCGATATCACGGGCGCGCCATGGGACATCCTTGATGTGAACAACCTTGCCAAGCGGTCCTTTGAAGTGAAGCAGCCGGTCAAGGAAGTTCCCACCATCACGATCACAGCAATGGGTGATTACGTCGAAGGCAACGTTGCCATTTTCCTGAAGGGCCTTTCGATTCCCGTGATGGTGCGCATGGTCGCTGGCCAGCGTGAAACCGACTACCGTCTCGATCTGCGTATTCCGCAGCGCGGCCCCAACGCCATTGATCCGATTGCTGGCACGCCGTCGATCAACCTGCCCGCCAACTATCTGCAGACATTGCTGGACGGCATCGACACGCCAAACGCAAAGTCAATTCGTGTCGAAAATGCTCCCCCCGGGACGCGTGCATGGATGGTCGGTGGAAATGTGGTTCTCCGCACGACACATTTTCTAAACAATCCGGCCTATCAAGCAACGATAGCCGCCGCTGACGGCACGCGGGTGTACGAGA
- a CDS encoding DotI/IcmL/TraM family protein, translating to MTSPVQKAAASARPAANTDPIMRTLATSGFYKSGFSRQLTNNLVIGLALVGSIGLNIIQFVTRPGPQLLGMTEGGRLIPIVPLSKPFVSSEAVLQKVQKTATGAFSLDFDDTNLKAKLVALRPQFTRDGYASLMQQYDTSGLIEKIRSRRLVTSAVATGAGVIANEYDQGGVYTWETEMPIAITITGQSERKTYECLVKQTVKRLPIEDNPAGIATQSLRLTCNTKIN from the coding sequence ATGACCTCGCCCGTCCAGAAAGCGGCGGCCAGCGCGCGCCCGGCCGCAAATACAGACCCCATCATGAGGACGCTCGCCACGTCCGGCTTCTACAAATCAGGCTTTAGCCGTCAGCTGACGAACAACCTAGTCATCGGGCTTGCGCTCGTTGGATCCATTGGCCTGAACATCATTCAATTCGTGACGCGGCCTGGCCCGCAACTGCTTGGCATGACAGAAGGGGGACGTCTGATCCCGATAGTTCCTCTGTCGAAGCCCTTCGTCAGTAGCGAAGCAGTCCTGCAGAAGGTGCAGAAAACCGCGACCGGCGCGTTCTCCCTGGACTTTGATGACACCAACCTCAAGGCGAAGTTGGTTGCGCTGCGACCACAGTTCACCCGGGATGGGTACGCCTCTCTGATGCAGCAGTACGACACGTCGGGTCTCATCGAGAAGATCCGCTCGCGTCGTTTGGTCACTTCGGCTGTAGCCACCGGTGCAGGGGTTATTGCGAACGAGTACGACCAGGGCGGCGTGTACACGTGGGAAACCGAGATGCCCATCGCCATCACCATTACCGGCCAGAGCGAACGCAAGACCTACGAATGCCTGGTCAAGCAGACGGTCAAGCGACTCCCGATCGAAGACAACCCGGCAGGCATTGCTACCCAGTCCCTGCGGCTTACTTGCAACACGAAAATCAACTAG
- a CDS encoding helix-turn-helix domain-containing protein has product MSASDRPLTALKAIRVARNLSPDKLCEAAGISRSYFTRLEQGGVPTPEVAASLARILNSGTCGRDKDGAPSEQKTKLLAACKELLDRMGGVYMIVSEIHLLYPERFAARQPEKDAVQ; this is encoded by the coding sequence ATGTCCGCATCCGATAGACCGCTGACGGCACTCAAGGCCATACGCGTGGCGCGCAACCTCAGCCCAGACAAGCTTTGTGAAGCTGCTGGGATTTCCCGTTCGTACTTCACGCGTCTCGAGCAGGGGGGCGTCCCGACCCCGGAAGTCGCCGCGAGTTTGGCGCGCATTCTGAACTCTGGGACTTGCGGCCGTGATAAGGACGGGGCGCCCTCGGAACAGAAGACAAAGCTCTTGGCGGCCTGCAAGGAGCTGCTCGACCGCATGGGTGGGGTGTACATGATCGTGTCAGAGATCCACCTCCTTTATCCCGAGCGATTTGCTGCCCGCCAACCAGAAAAGGACGCTGTGCAATGA
- a CDS encoding site-specific integrase — MNPNRARKQSRTSATVDSYLRRANGLMTRLAKEMALPDDAYPPPEAVVAFMKQNAPQWKWSTFRQYQASLACRYEIEAERTGNALFMQTAEEIRRLPYGDCIPANTVGQTSSRKRKGIRKADYDLLVANLSNPTRNGYYATRASLWLMAAVATGLRPREWEHAELDEATGQLHARNAKATNGRGTGPTRSVPVAHEDMGIVRAHIASIREMLGAGKSFTEIHENCAVAVYRACKALWGNDPTKRYALYSARHQFSANVKAVHSHEEVAKLLGHASTRTARTHYAPKRSAWPKYRDKTKPVPVAKPDGS; from the coding sequence ATGAATCCCAACAGAGCCCGTAAGCAGTCTCGGACGTCGGCAACAGTCGACAGTTACCTGCGGCGTGCGAATGGCCTGATGACCCGCTTGGCGAAGGAGATGGCGCTCCCCGATGACGCCTATCCGCCGCCCGAGGCCGTCGTCGCCTTCATGAAGCAGAACGCCCCGCAATGGAAGTGGTCAACATTCCGGCAATATCAGGCCAGTTTGGCCTGCCGCTACGAAATCGAAGCCGAACGAACCGGCAACGCGCTCTTCATGCAGACGGCTGAGGAAATCCGCCGCCTACCTTACGGCGACTGCATCCCCGCGAATACCGTGGGCCAGACTTCGTCGCGAAAGCGCAAGGGGATCAGGAAGGCAGACTACGATTTGCTTGTCGCCAACCTCTCGAACCCTACCCGAAACGGTTACTACGCCACGCGCGCCAGCCTATGGCTGATGGCCGCCGTCGCCACCGGCCTGCGACCACGCGAGTGGGAGCATGCCGAACTGGACGAAGCCACCGGCCAGCTGCATGCACGTAACGCCAAGGCGACCAATGGCAGGGGAACCGGTCCGACGCGCTCGGTCCCTGTCGCGCACGAAGACATGGGCATCGTACGGGCGCACATCGCCTCGATCCGCGAGATGCTCGGTGCCGGAAAATCCTTTACGGAGATCCACGAAAATTGCGCGGTGGCGGTCTATCGGGCCTGCAAAGCTTTGTGGGGGAACGACCCTACAAAGCGCTACGCGTTGTATTCCGCACGTCACCAGTTCAGCGCCAACGTCAAGGCTGTTCACTCGCACGAAGAAGTCGCAAAGCTACTCGGGCACGCGTCCACGAGAACGGCTCGCACGCATTACGCTCCAAAGCGCTCCGCCTGGCCGAAGTATCGGGACAAGACAAAACCGGTGCCCGTTGCGAAGCCAGACGGCAGCTGA
- the stbB gene encoding StbB family protein: MRIAFANFSGNNGKTTLAHHLAAPRLNTHVITVETINAGEGGESIRASQFHDLQRHLLTTHTAVVDIGASNIEVFIHAMAQYRKSHEDFDYFVVPVVKEAKQQKDTIATIDALAALGVPARKIRVVFNKLAIDDDVHSQFGAIFGYAAEEKKCVVRPEAAVFESDIFERSQALGKTISEILADTTDFRAKLKDAKDDQEKEYCVQMILAKRLADSADENLDAVYKVLFK, from the coding sequence ATGCGTATCGCCTTTGCCAATTTTTCCGGCAACAACGGCAAGACCACCCTCGCCCACCATCTTGCGGCACCGCGGTTGAACACCCACGTGATTACCGTGGAAACCATCAATGCCGGCGAAGGCGGCGAGAGCATTAGGGCCAGCCAGTTTCACGACCTACAACGCCATCTGCTCACGACCCATACTGCAGTGGTCGACATTGGAGCTTCGAACATCGAGGTCTTCATCCATGCGATGGCTCAATACCGTAAGTCGCACGAGGACTTTGACTACTTTGTCGTTCCCGTCGTAAAGGAAGCGAAGCAACAGAAGGACACGATTGCCACCATTGACGCCCTGGCGGCTCTTGGTGTGCCTGCCAGGAAAATCCGCGTGGTCTTCAATAAATTGGCCATTGATGACGATGTGCACAGCCAGTTCGGCGCGATCTTCGGGTATGCAGCCGAGGAAAAGAAGTGTGTGGTACGGCCTGAAGCCGCCGTCTTTGAAAGCGATATCTTCGAGAGAAGCCAGGCGCTGGGAAAGACCATCTCCGAGATCCTCGCTGACACGACCGACTTCCGCGCCAAGCTCAAGGATGCCAAGGACGATCAGGAGAAGGAGTATTGTGTTCAGATGATCCTCGCAAAGCGCCTGGCTGACTCGGCCGACGAGAACCTCGACGCCGTCTACAAGGTGTTGTTCAAGTAG
- a CDS encoding HTH domain-containing protein: protein MSIAQHFVAGEGGVRPTHECQQGHPVTLTPATRRNLPNRILRAFDAAKHIEGLSKSLRAALAELVRYVPQSEPFATVFAHKSKIADRLGVTERTLYRHLAGLKSEGLIEVMPQERKSRNGRYAVARIRLTPKAAALVGLIEAPKDVIHTPPSDNLSVGHSLSEPTIAKNHRPVATIGALPVDLAHLTGQGLSKAGLFKLMGIAKAHGKRLSDIVAAMANRLADFKGGRLYAYLAKLASGPTDFSVAATAAREAAAKAHEAALLHTRVARFKERFRGATLATRSGDRLYRIDRDARYVQVLGMDRSGTAPMNDLLPWIQAVERGDLVLATFDVERRLNCQ from the coding sequence ATGTCTATCGCGCAACACTTCGTTGCTGGCGAGGGTGGCGTTCGCCCGACCCACGAATGCCAGCAGGGTCATCCTGTAACCCTGACTCCAGCAACACGTCGCAATCTGCCCAACCGTATCCTTCGTGCGTTTGACGCAGCGAAACACATTGAGGGCTTGAGCAAGAGCCTCCGCGCCGCACTCGCTGAGCTTGTTCGCTACGTGCCGCAATCCGAGCCGTTCGCTACCGTCTTTGCCCATAAGTCAAAGATTGCAGACCGTCTGGGCGTAACTGAGCGAACCCTGTACCGCCACCTGGCTGGACTCAAAAGCGAAGGCCTCATCGAAGTGATGCCCCAAGAGCGCAAGTCGCGTAACGGGCGGTACGCCGTCGCCCGCATCCGTCTTACCCCGAAGGCCGCTGCATTGGTGGGGCTGATCGAGGCTCCTAAGGATGTTATCCACACGCCACCGTCTGACAATTTGTCAGTCGGCCATTCGTTATCTGAACCCACTATCGCAAAGAATCATCGCCCTGTAGCCACTATTGGCGCCCTCCCCGTCGACTTGGCCCATCTCACTGGCCAAGGTTTGTCCAAGGCGGGCCTTTTCAAACTGATGGGAATAGCCAAAGCCCACGGCAAGCGGCTATCGGACATCGTGGCAGCGATGGCTAACCGTCTCGCCGATTTCAAAGGAGGTCGCCTGTATGCGTATCTGGCGAAGCTAGCCAGCGGCCCGACCGACTTTTCCGTCGCTGCCACTGCCGCCCGTGAGGCCGCCGCAAAGGCGCACGAGGCCGCACTGCTGCATACCCGGGTAGCGCGCTTCAAGGAGCGCTTCCGCGGCGCAACCTTGGCAACCCGCAGCGGTGACCGTCTCTATCGCATTGATCGCGATGCACGCTACGTGCAAGTCCTAGGGATGGACCGCAGCGGCACCGCCCCGATGAATGATCTCTTGCCCTGGATACAGGCCGTGGAACGCGGCGACCTGGTTCTAGCCACCTTCGATGTCGAGCGACGGCTCAACTGCCAATAA
- a CDS encoding ParB/RepB/Spo0J family partition protein — protein MSKLLEKTAALEPGKGGQRTERSTSARTAPGRMFEFTSRINDAEDRAAAASAEAAAVKKLLEEARQKIESLQQGQGAAGAIELAISSLVEVPGRRRILSPVEYEELRANLAKNKLIHPIVYLPRPDGTNEIVSGHNRVAIYRDLGRTTILGIPFSGDAKSAELGATFSNLLAPALPDFEKYRQFVRLQEESGFTRSDILEASGLSASHVSRILAFEKLPAAARAAIAMRPDRVGGHAAEEFAAIASSGNAEAVVKAIEALISDESMTQKRALELAKPKLARPAAPAARAIFVGKRKLCDVSVRGGVIGLRFNGKNNEAAVEDWASKIEAFIRSQIEEANK, from the coding sequence ATGAGCAAACTACTTGAGAAGACGGCCGCCCTCGAGCCGGGCAAGGGCGGCCAGCGGACGGAACGCTCAACGTCTGCCCGCACGGCACCGGGGCGGATGTTCGAGTTCACGAGCCGAATTAACGACGCAGAAGATCGAGCTGCAGCTGCCTCCGCTGAGGCAGCTGCAGTCAAAAAGCTGTTGGAGGAAGCCCGTCAGAAGATCGAGAGCCTTCAGCAGGGCCAGGGTGCTGCCGGTGCAATCGAACTCGCGATTTCATCCTTGGTGGAGGTTCCTGGGCGGCGTCGCATCTTGTCTCCAGTGGAGTACGAAGAACTCCGTGCCAATCTGGCCAAGAACAAGCTCATCCATCCAATCGTCTACTTGCCGCGGCCGGATGGAACGAACGAGATCGTGTCGGGCCACAATCGCGTGGCCATCTACCGGGACCTCGGTCGCACTACGATCTTGGGCATCCCGTTTTCTGGCGATGCCAAGAGTGCCGAACTTGGTGCGACCTTCTCGAACTTGCTGGCGCCTGCCCTACCCGACTTTGAGAAATATCGGCAATTTGTCCGGCTTCAGGAAGAGTCGGGGTTTACCCGCAGCGACATTCTTGAAGCGTCGGGCCTCAGTGCCTCACATGTCTCGCGGATCCTGGCATTTGAAAAGCTACCCGCGGCGGCTCGCGCGGCAATCGCTATGCGGCCCGACAGAGTCGGCGGCCATGCGGCCGAGGAGTTCGCTGCAATCGCCAGCAGCGGGAACGCTGAGGCCGTCGTCAAAGCAATCGAAGCACTCATCAGCGATGAATCGATGACACAGAAGCGAGCCTTGGAGCTTGCGAAGCCGAAGCTTGCAAGACCGGCCGCACCTGCAGCTCGTGCCATATTCGTCGGCAAGCGGAAGCTTTGTGACGTGTCAGTGCGAGGGGGTGTTATCGGACTCCGATTTAACGGCAAGAACAATGAGGCTGCGGTTGAGGATTGGGCCAGCAAGATCGAGGCCTTCATCCGCTCACAGATTGAAGAGGCGAACAAATAA
- a CDS encoding ParA family protein, whose protein sequence is MKFTKRRFILRVSRIIHANPENFQLTWDRTVTANDLLISRVPEIDQSVSIADIRDVIAGRALDMLDQVRATMLEPYPRKKPPTFTAANIASLCGFDKTRMKYLTTKLGLPTGTQTGTGRAKIFTLEETLAWIAATSSRVQRPKGVRGRVIAFANFKGGVAKTSTSVSVAQKLTLLGRKVLLLDSDPQGSATQLCGFAPDAEISDTDTLLPLIYGDETSLRYAVKETYWKNLDLIPACNALQDAEFSIPSHILEDSRFEFWNILHYGLESLLDEYDAVVIDTPPALSYLTTNVLMAADAIIMPLPPEALDFASSTQFWQMFGEIASRLPNAEHKRYDFVNVFMTKVRPFDAAKGVQGWIRKAYGERVFPLHVPDSKVQAAALGALSTVYDQKRLDVDAEGETRMSGEQYERLKAPLDALSEFIDDQLVKAWMKDTKNEQTT, encoded by the coding sequence TTGAAGTTTACCAAGCGGCGTTTTATTCTCCGGGTTAGCCGAATTATCCACGCCAACCCGGAAAATTTCCAGCTTACTTGGGACAGAACTGTGACCGCGAACGATTTGCTCATCTCCAGGGTGCCTGAGATTGACCAGTCAGTCTCAATCGCTGACATCCGCGATGTGATCGCTGGCCGGGCATTGGATATGTTGGATCAGGTCAGGGCGACGATGCTTGAACCCTACCCGCGCAAAAAGCCGCCAACTTTCACTGCGGCAAATATCGCGTCCTTGTGCGGGTTCGATAAGACGCGCATGAAGTACCTGACGACCAAGCTCGGCCTGCCGACCGGGACGCAGACCGGTACGGGCCGAGCGAAGATATTTACGCTGGAAGAAACGCTGGCTTGGATAGCCGCAACATCAAGCCGTGTGCAGCGTCCGAAAGGAGTCCGAGGTCGTGTGATTGCTTTCGCTAACTTCAAAGGAGGAGTCGCGAAGACGTCGACCTCGGTAAGCGTAGCGCAAAAGCTGACGCTGCTCGGCCGGAAGGTACTCTTGTTGGACAGCGACCCACAAGGTTCGGCTACGCAGTTATGCGGATTCGCTCCCGATGCTGAGATCTCGGACACGGACACGCTTCTTCCCCTGATATATGGGGACGAGACCTCGCTCCGGTACGCGGTCAAAGAGACCTACTGGAAGAACCTGGACCTGATCCCCGCGTGCAACGCGTTACAGGATGCGGAGTTTTCGATTCCCTCCCACATCCTCGAGGACAGCCGCTTCGAATTCTGGAACATCCTGCACTACGGGTTGGAATCTCTTCTCGATGAGTACGATGCGGTCGTCATTGATACGCCTCCTGCATTGAGTTATCTGACGACCAACGTACTGATGGCTGCAGACGCAATCATTATGCCGCTGCCGCCTGAAGCGCTGGACTTCGCTAGCTCGACGCAATTCTGGCAAATGTTTGGCGAGATTGCGTCGCGCCTTCCGAATGCTGAGCACAAGCGGTATGACTTCGTCAACGTCTTTATGACCAAAGTCCGGCCGTTCGACGCCGCCAAAGGCGTACAAGGTTGGATCCGCAAAGCATACGGTGAGCGGGTCTTCCCTCTGCATGTACCCGACTCAAAAGTGCAGGCAGCGGCGCTGGGAGCCTTGTCCACGGTCTATGACCAGAAGCGCCTCGATGTGGACGCAGAAGGTGAGACGCGAATGTCTGGCGAACAGTATGAACGCCTCAAAGCGCCATTGGACGCGCTTTCCGAGTTCATCGATGATCAACTCGTCAAAGCTTGGATGAAGGACACCAAGAATGAGCAAACTACTTGA
- a CDS encoding DotD/TraH family lipoprotein (Members of this family include DotD of type IVB secretion systems and TraH of plasmid conjugative plasmid systems, both lipoproteins.), which produces MLDTRLNASAQRIDAMLVDIARAGALTSPAQKPSKVEINGDIVTVVWHGDAPDVIKKLAEAKGLAFDIKGRRVPSPVAIEAINAPFLSVLENIGVQLGGRGDVVLRQQSLEVHYRAN; this is translated from the coding sequence ATGCTTGATACCAGGCTGAATGCTTCCGCTCAGAGGATTGACGCCATGCTGGTCGACATCGCGCGCGCAGGTGCTCTGACATCGCCGGCGCAGAAGCCGAGCAAGGTCGAAATCAACGGGGATATCGTCACCGTCGTGTGGCACGGTGACGCGCCGGACGTGATCAAGAAGCTCGCCGAAGCCAAGGGGCTAGCCTTCGATATCAAGGGGAGACGAGTTCCGTCGCCCGTCGCTATCGAAGCGATTAACGCGCCATTCCTTTCGGTACTAGAAAACATCGGCGTGCAGCTGGGCGGACGCGGCGACGTTGTGCTCCGTCAGCAGTCCTTGGAAGTTCATTACCGTGCGAATTGA
- a CDS encoding type IV secretory system conjugative DNA transfer family protein, which produces MFATKAAFAQMSLDQISSLSADHVPAHAEVTPVRAAMLREAALSLGSKAGLADRCAVLVADLEKRAYVLDRQYRFSAYITKSGLLPPVITEARDAVQSTDEQVRVADRIYKIVVKARPVTTPPSWRDYLFVGLRMTKELPMPAASALPKTAAEKAFWKKAVADGWAHGQKLADEILERNLARLDRDFIGIMRYSYLLNNGMVSEPTVAVAPRVVSGDRNELRLGDTLMRVTDAGGFITDPKKWQPTVVPGSKAAE; this is translated from the coding sequence ATGTTTGCCACCAAGGCAGCGTTTGCACAGATGTCGCTGGACCAAATCTCTTCGCTTTCAGCCGATCATGTGCCGGCCCACGCCGAGGTCACGCCCGTTCGCGCTGCCATGTTGCGCGAGGCCGCGCTGAGCCTGGGGTCGAAGGCCGGACTCGCTGATCGCTGTGCCGTCTTGGTGGCGGACCTTGAGAAGCGTGCCTATGTGCTGGACAGGCAATATCGCTTCTCCGCTTACATCACCAAAAGCGGCCTTCTGCCTCCCGTAATTACCGAAGCGCGGGACGCGGTTCAGTCTACCGACGAGCAGGTTCGCGTGGCAGACCGAATCTACAAGATCGTGGTCAAGGCGAGGCCGGTCACGACGCCACCTTCCTGGCGCGACTATCTCTTCGTCGGCTTGCGTATGACAAAGGAATTGCCGATGCCTGCGGCGTCGGCGCTGCCGAAGACTGCGGCAGAAAAGGCCTTCTGGAAGAAGGCCGTGGCAGATGGTTGGGCGCATGGCCAAAAGCTGGCGGACGAGATCCTTGAACGAAACCTTGCCAGGCTGGACCGCGACTTCATCGGGATCATGAGGTACTCGTATCTTCTGAACAACGGCATGGTCTCGGAGCCGACGGTGGCCGTGGCCCCGCGCGTGGTGAGCGGAGACCGCAACGAGCTGCGCCTAGGTGACACGCTGATGCGTGTCACCGATGCGGGCGGCTTCATTACTGACCCCAAGAAGTGGCAGCCTACTGTAGTGCCGGGCTCGAAGGCAGCGGAATGA
- a CDS encoding type IV pilus twitching motility protein PilT yields the protein MTYDYIQPFELAPNFSESECQSFLSYCSEKGASDIVLQTNDYAWVEIKGRQRRATTRPLRDQEIKALLSGAFGADLIGVIRGGRDADRPYRFTVARENFRYRVNIASGQIGDADDGISVTMRSIPETPVAMTSLGLPAGIEENLYQPRGLVLICGPTGSGKTTLMSAFYAHCSEHAGDAKILLYEDPIEFLYTKVKNNGPRIRQMQIGRHIPDFAAGVRNAMRCKPTIIGIGEARDAETIGTLVEAALTGHGAYATMHTDSVAETISRAIQVFPPAQHSAVASKLLGSIRLVVVQILVPTLDGDRVAVREWLYFDDMIRAEMGEIDYTKWGSFLRRQVGERKQAMSDGLKRLLEAGRIDAKAYKRYAGESNA from the coding sequence ATGACGTACGACTATATCCAGCCGTTCGAGCTGGCTCCGAATTTCTCCGAAAGCGAGTGCCAGTCCTTCCTTAGCTATTGCTCTGAAAAGGGCGCCTCGGACATCGTCCTACAGACCAACGACTATGCCTGGGTGGAGATCAAAGGCCGGCAGCGCAGAGCGACTACTCGCCCACTGCGGGACCAGGAGATCAAGGCCCTCTTGAGCGGTGCATTTGGTGCCGACTTGATCGGCGTTATCCGTGGCGGTCGCGATGCAGACCGCCCCTATCGCTTCACCGTTGCGCGCGAGAACTTCCGCTATCGCGTCAACATCGCGAGCGGCCAGATCGGCGATGCGGATGATGGGATTTCCGTGACCATGCGATCCATCCCGGAAACGCCTGTTGCGATGACCTCGCTCGGGCTTCCTGCGGGGATCGAGGAAAACCTTTACCAGCCGCGAGGCTTGGTGCTGATCTGCGGGCCCACCGGCTCTGGCAAGACCACATTGATGTCGGCCTTCTATGCCCACTGCTCAGAGCACGCCGGGGACGCAAAGATCCTCCTTTACGAGGACCCCATCGAGTTTCTCTATACGAAGGTGAAGAACAACGGCCCGCGCATCCGGCAAATGCAGATTGGTCGGCACATCCCCGACTTCGCTGCGGGCGTGCGGAATGCCATGCGCTGCAAGCCAACGATCATCGGTATCGGCGAAGCGCGCGATGCCGAGACTATCGGCACGCTGGTCGAGGCTGCGCTCACCGGGCACGGTGCATACGCGACCATGCATACCGACAGCGTTGCGGAGACCATCAGCCGTGCGATTCAGGTCTTCCCGCCCGCCCAGCATTCGGCGGTGGCTTCCAAGCTGCTAGGGTCCATCCGTCTTGTGGTCGTGCAGATTCTGGTGCCTACGCTGGACGGCGACCGGGTGGCCGTCCGCGAATGGCTCTACTTCGATGACATGATCCGCGCCGAGATGGGAGAGATCGACTACACGAAATGGGGCAGCTTCCTGCGCCGCCAGGTGGGCGAGCGTAAGCAAGCCATGAGCGACGGACTGAAGCGGCTGCTGGAAGCAGGACGCATCGACGCCAAGGCCTACAAGCGCTACGCAGGGGAGTCGAACGCATGA
- the icmT gene encoding IcmT/TraK family protein — protein MTGRKSIWRDAARTPRIASVDARAFFPLIFALFHMRVWTFCLAFVVVVMFRLMETRGYTLPVFLRAVRHWLRGRSVPSRGWWVHRRFFD, from the coding sequence ATGACGGGCAGGAAGTCGATCTGGCGGGACGCAGCTCGTACGCCCCGTATTGCGTCGGTCGACGCGCGCGCGTTCTTCCCTCTCATCTTCGCGCTGTTTCACATGCGTGTCTGGACCTTCTGCCTGGCATTCGTCGTTGTTGTCATGTTTCGACTGATGGAAACGCGGGGCTATACGTTGCCCGTGTTCCTAAGGGCGGTCCGGCACTGGCTACGGGGCAGGAGTGTGCCTTCTCGCGGGTGGTGGGTACACCGCCGCTTCTTTGATTGA
- a CDS encoding toxin co-regulated pilus biosynthesis Q family protein, whose protein sequence is MDKKNLVAALMASGLLFSSGAMAGFINEAAIGAAPAGALAPGSAAQTSTGAGQPVGGTPPIPAQGEKPLSEARVSPGRLIEIGTRPATVKELRGKGSAMALGDVVPAILPTTFRADYADVNRTVPVSWAGGKPWPVVMGEVVSQLPGVIATLDWTNHSITFGMQKVHSNETELARASPAAARWEVRASDLTLRQSLMRWAKDAGWQVSWEVKYDFPVQLEAAFGGTFENAVEQFTASLRTSEFPLLGCMYEGNRVVRILHYGDKKECEQ, encoded by the coding sequence ATGGATAAGAAGAACCTGGTGGCAGCGCTGATGGCTAGCGGGCTGCTCTTTAGCAGCGGAGCCATGGCCGGCTTCATCAATGAAGCGGCAATTGGCGCTGCGCCTGCCGGGGCGCTCGCACCCGGCTCTGCCGCCCAGACGTCGACTGGGGCCGGACAGCCCGTGGGCGGCACGCCACCCATCCCGGCCCAAGGTGAAAAGCCACTTTCTGAGGCCCGCGTGTCACCTGGCCGCCTTATCGAGATTGGGACTCGGCCGGCAACCGTCAAGGAATTGCGAGGCAAGGGTTCTGCCATGGCCCTCGGCGATGTCGTTCCCGCGATCCTGCCAACGACGTTTCGGGCCGACTACGCGGATGTAAACCGTACTGTCCCGGTCAGCTGGGCCGGCGGTAAGCCTTGGCCGGTGGTCATGGGTGAAGTCGTTTCACAGCTGCCCGGCGTTATCGCGACCCTTGACTGGACCAACCACTCGATCACGTTCGGCATGCAGAAGGTTCACAGCAACGAGACGGAGTTGGCCCGTGCGAGCCCTGCCGCGGCGAGGTGGGAGGTCCGTGCGAGCGACCTCACACTGCGCCAGTCGCTGATGCGGTGGGCGAAAGATGCCGGTTGGCAGGTCTCGTGGGAGGTGAAGTACGACTTCCCGGTCCAGCTCGAGGCTGCGTTCGGCGGCACGTTCGAAAACGCGGTGGAGCAGTTCACGGCATCGCTACGGACCAGCGAGTTCCCCCTACTGGGCTGCATGTACGAAGGGAATCGTGTGGTCCGAATCCTCCATTACGGCGACAAGAAGGAATGCGAACAGTGA